In the Candidatus Methylomirabilota bacterium genome, GCTCCTGCGCGTGGCGGGCCTGCTCCACGACGTGGGCCACGGCCCCTTCGGCCACTTCTTCGACGACAACTTCCTCGTGGACTACGACCTCACGCACGAGCTGGTCGGCCAGCGCATCATCCGCGAGGAGCTCGCCGACGTCATCCGGAGCCTCCGGCGGAGCCCGACCGGGGCGTTCGGCGCCGGCGAGGCGATCGACCCGGAGTGGATCTGCTACCTGATGGGGAAGACCTACACGCAGCCCCTCGAGTCGCATCCGCGGTGGCTCGCGTTCCTGAAGCCGCTCCTCTCGGGCGTCTTCACCGCCGACAACATGGACTACGTCCTGCGCGACTCGTACATGTGCGGCGTCGCGATCGGCCCGATTGACATCGAGCGGATCATCTATTACTCGTTCTTCTCCGAGAAGGGGCTCACGCTCGACCGCAGCGGCCTCCAGGCGTTCACGATGTTCCTCAATGCGCGCTTCTACATGTACACGAACGTCTACTACCACCGCACGACGCGGGGGATCGACCTCCACCTGAAGGAGATCTTCCGCCCGACGATGCTGATCGCGTTCCCCTATGATCTCCGCAAGGAGCTCCATCCTTATCTTCATCTCACCGAATGGACGCTGCTCGAGGAGGTGGGACGCTGGCACGATGCCGAGGAACCCGCGAAGCGGGAGTTGGGCCTCGAGTGGCGGCACATCCTCGACCGCAGGCTCAAGTGGCGGATGTCGGGCGAGGAGATCCTCGACCAGTTCGAGGCGCGCAAGGGCCAGGCCTTCCTCGACGCCGAGACCGTGAAGCGCCGCGTGCGCATCTACCTCTCGAAGGCGGGGCTCGGCAACTTTCCCTTCGAGATCGATATGGCGCTCCAGGACCCCCGTCCGCTGAACCCGCT is a window encoding:
- a CDS encoding HD domain-containing protein, which gives rise to MKGVADTYEGRGLIADPIHQYILYTRPRGIPGEATEQDLIDTPWVQRLRRVPQLQSARWVYPSAEHSRFQHSLGAMHLAGRFAQQLYPSLRAIFADTPSGPLIEELLRVAGLLHDVGHGPFGHFFDDNFLVDYDLTHELVGQRIIREELADVIRSLRRSPTGAFGAGEAIDPEWICYLMGKTYTQPLESHPRWLAFLKPLLSGVFTADNMDYVLRDSYMCGVAIGPIDIERIIYYSFFSEKGLTLDRSGLQAFTMFLNARFYMYTNVYYHRTTRGIDLHLKEIFRPTMLIAFPYDLRKELHPYLHLTEWTLLEEVGRWHDAEEPAKRELGLEWRHILDRRLKWRMSGEEILDQFEARKGQAFLDAETVKRRVRIYLSKAGLGNFPFEIDMALQDPRPLNPLKMGDRQIYVYDSSTKRVSEEPLTEILKYLPGKVAQCRIFAKSHEHDAELAQALRRALNEEPPAIATNV